In a genomic window of Geoalkalibacter sp.:
- a CDS encoding WbuC family cupin fold metalloprotein → MKIIGPSLLDQLTAAARSHPRLRQNHNLHAGYDEPCQRLLNAVEPGSYIRPHRHLDPPRPETFVIMRGRLGVFVFREDGHIEHTLILARDGAAHGVDLPAGAWHTVLALETGTVFFETKPGPYLPLDDKDWAPWAPAEGSVESAGYLERLMVALEGINATSCGELARAKD, encoded by the coding sequence ATGAAGATTATCGGCCCCTCTCTCCTCGACCAGCTCACCGCCGCCGCCCGGTCCCATCCGCGCCTGCGGCAAAACCACAATCTTCATGCCGGCTACGACGAGCCCTGCCAACGGCTGCTCAATGCCGTCGAACCCGGCTCCTACATCCGGCCGCATCGTCACCTTGATCCCCCACGGCCGGAAACCTTCGTTATAATGCGCGGCCGCCTCGGGGTTTTCGTTTTCCGGGAGGACGGACACATCGAACACACCCTCATCCTGGCGCGCGACGGCGCCGCGCATGGCGTCGATCTCCCCGCGGGCGCCTGGCATACGGTGCTCGCTCTCGAAACCGGCACGGTGTTCTTCGAGACCAAGCCCGGACCCTATCTTCCCCTGGACGACAAGGACTGGGCGCCCTGGGCGCCGGCGGAGGGGAGCGTGGAGTCGGCTGGATATCTGGAAAGGTTGATGGTGGCGCTGGAGGGTATCAACGCCACATCCTGCGGCGAGCTTGCCCGAGCCAAAGATTGA
- a CDS encoding type II toxin-antitoxin system VapC family toxin, with protein sequence MHLVDSCGWLEWFTNGHLADAYQEYLADPENLLVPAIVLYEVYKVLKREAGEEKALLAAGYMKNSKVIPLDDSLALAAADLALQEKLAMADAIILATARIHACTLITSDADLKDREGVQYLPKD encoded by the coding sequence ATGCACCTGGTTGATTCCTGCGGATGGTTGGAATGGTTTACCAACGGACACCTGGCCGACGCCTATCAGGAATACCTCGCCGACCCGGAGAACCTGCTGGTTCCCGCGATTGTTCTCTACGAGGTCTACAAGGTTCTCAAACGCGAGGCCGGCGAGGAGAAAGCCCTGCTCGCCGCAGGGTACATGAAAAACTCCAAGGTCATTCCCCTTGACGACTCCCTGGCGTTGGCGGCGGCGGATCTCGCCCTCCAGGAAAAACTGGCCATGGCCGACGCGATCATCCTCGCCACGGCACGGATTCACGCCTGCACCCTCATCACCTCGGATGCCGACCTGAAGGATCGGGAGGGCGTTCAATATCTTCCGAAGGATTGA